A genomic window from Vitis riparia cultivar Riparia Gloire de Montpellier isolate 1030 chromosome 18, EGFV_Vit.rip_1.0, whole genome shotgun sequence includes:
- the LOC117905429 gene encoding uncharacterized protein LOC117905429, whose protein sequence is MVNFSNKEIDFRVIRLMGNKVFNHKATAITLSLADRSIKVPRGVVEDVLVQVEKFYYPVDFVVLDTEPLKKCVNYVPIILGRPFLATANALINYRNGLMQLSFGNMTIEMNVFNLCKQPMNHDDVEDKEACLIEALVQKHTEKLIEENIDDFFSTIVKEECIEVATKWKEKCTIQSFNSVENDEENKNEEVEISKPELKPQPHGLKYVYLEENEEKLVVISDLKGINPLICTHHIYLEENAKPVRQPQRRLNPLMQDVVRNEVLKLLNAGVIYPISDSSWVSPTQVVPKKSGITVVKNDEEELIPTRLTIGFYRKFIQDFSKIFQPLCVLLLKDAKFIWTKACQEAFERLKSLLTTAPIVRPPNWSLPFELMCDASDYAVEAIPGQREDGKPYVVYYASKTLNDAQNNYTTTKNKLLVVVFALDIFKNYLLGTSIVIFNDHSALKYLLNKNDAKARLIIWILLLQEFNIQIKDKQGVENAVVDHLSRVKVEPHF, encoded by the exons ATGGTCAATTTCAGCAACAAGGAAATCGATTTCAGGGTAATCAGACTAATGGGCAACAAGGTTTTCAACCACAAG GCTACTGCAATTACACTCTCTTTAGCAGATCGTTCGATTAAAGTACCCAGAGGAGTAGTGGAAGATGTTTTGGTGCAAGTTGAAAAGTTCTACTACCCAGTGGACTTTGTGGTGTTAGATACAGAACCGTTGAAAAAATGTGTGAATTATGTTCCAATTATTCTTGGGAGACCCTTCCTTGCTACGGCCAATGCTCTCATTAACTATCGGAATGGATTAATGCAGTTATCTTTTGGGAACATGACAATAGAAATGAATGTTTTCAATTTATGCAAGCAACCAATGAACCATGATGATGTGGAAGATAAGGAAGCATGCCTTATAGAGGCCTTGGTGCAAAAACACACAGAAAagttaattgaagaaaatatagaTGATTTTTTCTCTACAATCGTTAAAGAAGAATGTATCGAAGTTGCTACAAAGTGGAAAGAAAAATGTACCATTCAATCTTTTAACAGTGTTGAGAAtgatgaagaaaacaaaaatgaggaGGTTGAGATCAGCAAACCAGAGTTAAAGCCCCAACCACATGGTTTAAAGTATGTTTATttagaggaaaatgaagaaaaacttgTGGTCATTTCAG ATTTGAAAGGGATAAATCCCTTGATTTGCACGCATCATATTTATTTGGAAGAGAATGCAAAACCAGTAAGGCAACCACAAAGAAGGTTAAATCCCCTTATGCAAGATGTAGTCAGAAATGAGGTATTGAAGCTTTTAAATGCAGGTGTTATTTATCCTATCTCTGATAGTAGTTGGGTGAGCCCCACTCAAGTAGTACCTAAGAAAAGTGGGATAACTGTGGTGAAGAATGATGAAGAAGAGCTTATTCCTACAAGGTTGACTATAG GTTTTTATAGGAAGTTCATACAGGACTTCTCAAAAATCTTTCAACCTCTTTGCGTTTTATTGCTTAAGGATGCAAAGTTCATATGGACTAAAGCATGCCAAGAAGCTTTTGAGAGACTAAAGTCACTCCTCACTACTGCACCAATTGTGAGACCTCCCAATTGGTCTCTTCCATTTGAGTtgatgtgtgatgctagtgactaTGCAGTGGAAGCCATACCAGGTCAAAGGGAGGATGGAAAACCATATGTGGTGTATTATGCTAGTAAAACCCTCAATGATGCTCAGAACAACTACACAACTACTAAAAATAAGCTCCTTGTAGTGGTGTTCGCACTCGATATATTCAAGAACTACCTTTTGGGAACttcaatagtaatttttaatgaTCATTCGGCCTTGAAATATCTACTCAACAAAAATGATGCCAAAGCAAGACTTATCATATGGATCCTTCTTCTTCAAGAATTTAACATTCAAATCAAGGATAAGCAAGGGGTAGAGAATGCAGTTGTTGATCATCTCTCTCGAGTTAAAGTAGAGCCACATTTCTAG